From a region of the Campylobacter showae genome:
- a CDS encoding exodeoxyribonuclease III, translated as MKLISWNVNGLRAVAAKDGFAWLAQQQPDFLGLQEIKVRESDVPAEIYKLGFNEISVNSAARAGYSGVMSLAKFSSVTQKAAFFDDDEGRVLEHRFGNVVLFNIYFPNGQKDDARLAYKMDFYAKFLAYADELVKQGKDVIFCGDVNTAHREIDLKNPKANAKTSGFLPIERAWLDEVVARGFIDTFRHVRGDEADAYSWWSYRFNARAKNVGWRIDYFFISASLKDRLKDAFILSDITGSDHCPVGIEIDLDGLI; from the coding sequence TTGAAACTAATCAGCTGGAACGTAAACGGACTGCGCGCCGTCGCCGCTAAAGACGGTTTTGCTTGGCTGGCGCAGCAGCAGCCCGATTTTTTGGGACTTCAGGAGATAAAGGTGCGCGAGAGCGACGTGCCCGCCGAGATTTATAAGCTCGGATTTAACGAAATCAGCGTAAATTCGGCAGCTCGCGCTGGGTACTCGGGCGTGATGAGCCTAGCTAAATTTAGCTCCGTTACGCAAAAGGCGGCGTTTTTTGACGACGATGAGGGGCGGGTTTTGGAGCATAGATTTGGCAACGTCGTACTTTTTAACATCTACTTTCCAAACGGCCAAAAAGACGACGCGCGCCTAGCCTACAAGATGGATTTTTACGCTAAATTTTTAGCCTACGCGGACGAGCTCGTAAAGCAGGGTAAAGACGTGATATTTTGCGGCGACGTGAACACCGCGCACCGCGAGATCGACCTCAAAAACCCAAAAGCAAACGCGAAAACCTCGGGCTTTTTGCCTATCGAGCGCGCATGGCTAGACGAGGTCGTCGCACGCGGCTTTATCGACACATTTCGGCACGTACGCGGCGACGAGGCGGACGCGTATTCGTGGTGGAGCTACCGCTTTAACGCCCGCGCCAAAAACGTCGGCTGGAGGATCGATTATTTTTTCATTTCGGCAAGCCTCAAAGACCGCCTAAAAGACGCGTTTATCCTGAGCGATATCACGGGCTCCGATCACTGCCCCGTCGGTATCGAGATCGATCTGGACGGGCTTATTTAA
- a CDS encoding replication/maintenance protein RepL, with the protein MTELEREIFGQILGEKKMEIILFLAQNVDENGFITVKISDICEQTDASKPTVTQTIKLLENRKIFERVKNGIYRFKNLKELDKK; encoded by the coding sequence ATGACGGAGTTAGAGAGGGAGATTTTCGGTCAAATTTTGGGCGAGAAAAAGATGGAGATCATCTTGTTTTTAGCCCAAAATGTGGATGAAAACGGCTTCATAACAGTTAAAATTTCAGATATCTGCGAGCAGACGGACGCCAGCAAGCCCACAGTCACGCAGACCATCAAGCTGCTTGAAAATCGCAAAATTTTCGAGCGAGTGAAAAACGGGATTTATAGATTTAAAAATTTAAAAGAGTTGGATAAAAAATGA
- a CDS encoding tetratricopeptide repeat protein: MRKIWILAVAVVLANAAINEAGLNACINKGDAASCEKTLAALEKSCSGGDALACYFSAEFYAKGLTGYKDGTKAFAIYKDACAAGSAESCYEESVFYLKGDIAEQSFELSGERLKKACELGSKRACNILELAK; this comes from the coding sequence ATGAGGAAAATTTGGATACTAGCCGTCGCAGTTGTGCTCGCAAATGCCGCTATAAACGAGGCCGGACTAAATGCCTGCATAAACAAAGGCGACGCCGCAAGCTGCGAAAAAACGCTCGCCGCGCTAGAAAAAAGCTGCTCGGGCGGCGACGCGCTGGCTTGTTATTTTTCCGCGGAGTTTTACGCCAAAGGGCTAACGGGCTACAAGGACGGGACGAAGGCATTTGCGATCTACAAAGACGCCTGCGCCGCCGGGAGCGCGGAGAGCTGCTACGAGGAGTCGGTGTTTTATCTAAAAGGCGACATCGCAGAGCAGAGCTTCGAGCTATCGGGCGAGCGACTCAAAAAGGCCTGCGAGCTGGGCTCCAAACGAGCGTGCAATATACTTGAACTAGCGAAATAA
- the prfA gene encoding peptide chain release factor 1 has protein sequence MLADKLQPFLDRYDELSRLLSDPSITNDIANMTKLSKEQSNLEDIASAAKSYLQTLADIEENKALLDDAELGELAKDELKNLESQKENLEEEIKILLLPKDPNDDKNVFLEIRAGTGGDEAALFAGDLFNAYARYAELRGYKFEIVSQSEGNTGGFKEIILLIKGKGAYSRLKFEGGTHRVQRVPETESQGRVHTSAVTVAIMPEVEDSEIEINPNDLRIDVMRSSGHGGQSVNTTDSAVRITHIPTGIVVTNQDGKSQHKNKEAAMKVLKARLYEIQEEERLAKETSERKSQVGTGDRSGRIRTYNFPQNRISDHRINLTLYRLDAIMAAGLFDEIIEPLIAHYQAEAISDADL, from the coding sequence ATGTTAGCCGACAAACTGCAGCCTTTTTTGGATCGCTACGACGAGCTCTCTCGTCTGCTTAGCGATCCGTCTATCACAAACGATATCGCAAATATGACCAAGCTCTCAAAAGAGCAATCAAATTTAGAAGATATCGCTTCGGCTGCAAAGTCCTATCTGCAAACTCTCGCAGACATAGAGGAGAACAAAGCTCTACTCGATGACGCCGAACTTGGCGAACTAGCCAAAGACGAACTAAAAAATCTCGAATCCCAAAAAGAAAATCTCGAAGAAGAGATCAAAATTTTACTCCTTCCAAAAGATCCAAATGACGATAAAAACGTATTTTTAGAGATCCGCGCGGGCACCGGCGGAGACGAAGCTGCGCTTTTTGCTGGCGATTTGTTTAATGCCTACGCCAGATACGCCGAGCTTCGCGGGTATAAATTCGAGATCGTTAGCCAAAGCGAGGGCAACACGGGCGGCTTTAAAGAGATTATTTTACTGATAAAGGGCAAGGGGGCGTACTCGAGGCTCAAATTTGAGGGCGGCACACACCGCGTCCAGCGCGTACCCGAGACTGAGAGCCAAGGCCGCGTGCACACCTCGGCCGTCACGGTCGCTATCATGCCCGAGGTCGAAGATAGCGAGATCGAGATAAATCCAAACGACCTTCGTATCGACGTCATGCGCAGCTCGGGCCACGGCGGACAGTCGGTAAATACGACGGACTCGGCGGTGCGAATTACTCATATCCCGACGGGCATAGTCGTCACGAACCAAGACGGCAAAAGTCAGCACAAAAACAAAGAAGCCGCGATGAAGGTGCTAAAAGCGCGCCTTTATGAGATACAAGAAGAAGAGCGCCTAGCCAAAGAAACCAGCGAGCGCAAAAGCCAAGTCGGCACGGGCGACCGCTCGGGACGTATCCGCACCTACAACTTCCCGCAAAACCGCATCAGCGACCACCGCATAAATTTGACGCTTTACCGCCTCGACGCGATAATGGCGGCGGGACTTTTTGACGAGATTATCGAACCGCTGATTGCGCATTATCAAGCCGAAGCGATCTCGGACGCCGATCTATAA
- the rpsT gene encoding 30S ribosomal protein S20 has translation MANHKSSEKRARQTIKRTERNRFYRTRLKNITKAVRVAVEAGDKEAALNAFKVANKDFHSFVSKGFLKKQTASRRVGRLAKLVNKLSA, from the coding sequence ATGGCAAACCATAAATCTTCTGAAAAAAGAGCCAGACAGACTATTAAAAGGACTGAAAGAAACAGATTTTACCGCACTAGGCTTAAAAATATCACTAAAGCCGTGCGCGTAGCCGTTGAGGCAGGCGATAAAGAAGCCGCGCTAAACGCGTTTAAAGTGGCAAACAAAGATTTCCACAGCTTCGTTAGCAAGGGCTTTTTGAAAAAACAAACAGCTTCTCGCCGCGTAGGACGCCTCGCAAAACTCGTAAACAAACTATCTGCTTAA
- the glmM gene encoding phosphoglucosamine mutase — protein sequence MKLFGTDGVRGKAGEKLSAVTSMRLAMAAGIYFRQFASHTNTILLGKDTRRSGYMIETAIVAGLTAVGYNVRQIGPMPTPAIAFLTEDMRCDAGIMISASHNPYYDNGIKFFDSEGNKLSEEAEAQIEKIYFDDALIERSQKQMLEIGAAKRIDDVIGRYIVQIKNSFPKNLSLHGLRVVLDVANGAAYKVAPTIFSELGAETIVINDEPNGSNINLNCGALYPQNLASEVVRLRADLGFAFDGDADRLVVVDECGEVANGDSLLGVMAAFLQENKALKGGAVVATVMSNAALEDYLKSHKIKLLRANVGDKYVLEKMKENGTNFGGEQSGHIIFSDYAKTGDGLVAALQFAALVLKKGKKASEILSEIKPYPQILLNLKITEKKPLESIAGLKELEASLAKEGIRSLFRYSGTENLIRLLIEGKCADALKTRMDEVEKFFVKALNG from the coding sequence ATGAAACTATTCGGCACCGACGGCGTCCGCGGCAAAGCCGGCGAAAAACTCTCCGCCGTCACATCCATGCGCCTTGCTATGGCTGCGGGGATATATTTTAGGCAGTTTGCGTCGCATACGAACACCATTTTACTAGGCAAAGACACGCGCAGAAGCGGCTATATGATCGAGACTGCCATCGTCGCGGGGCTCACGGCCGTGGGCTACAACGTCCGTCAGATCGGCCCGATGCCTACCCCTGCGATCGCGTTTCTCACCGAAGATATGCGCTGCGACGCGGGCATCATGATCAGCGCCTCACACAACCCATACTACGATAACGGTATCAAATTTTTTGACAGCGAAGGCAACAAACTGAGCGAAGAAGCCGAAGCGCAAATAGAAAAGATTTATTTTGACGACGCGCTTATCGAAAGATCGCAAAAGCAAATGCTCGAAATCGGCGCCGCAAAGCGCATCGACGACGTCATCGGCCGCTATATCGTGCAGATCAAAAACTCATTTCCTAAAAACCTAAGCCTGCACGGACTGCGCGTAGTTTTAGACGTCGCAAACGGCGCGGCGTACAAGGTCGCTCCGACTATATTTAGCGAGCTAGGAGCTGAAACCATCGTCATCAACGACGAGCCAAACGGCAGCAACATAAACCTAAACTGCGGCGCGCTCTATCCGCAAAATTTAGCCTCCGAGGTCGTACGATTAAGGGCCGATCTGGGCTTTGCGTTTGACGGCGATGCCGATAGGCTCGTAGTCGTCGACGAGTGCGGCGAGGTGGCAAACGGCGATAGTTTGCTAGGCGTCATGGCCGCATTTTTACAGGAAAACAAAGCCCTAAAAGGCGGCGCGGTCGTGGCTACGGTGATGAGTAACGCGGCGCTCGAAGACTATCTAAAATCCCACAAAATCAAGCTCCTGCGAGCAAACGTCGGCGACAAATACGTGCTTGAAAAGATGAAAGAAAACGGCACGAATTTTGGCGGCGAACAGAGCGGTCACATCATATTTAGCGACTATGCAAAGACTGGCGACGGGCTCGTAGCGGCGCTACAGTTTGCGGCACTGGTGCTAAAAAAAGGCAAAAAAGCGAGCGAAATTTTAAGCGAGATAAAACCGTACCCGCAAATTTTGCTAAATTTAAAGATAACCGAGAAAAAGCCGCTTGAAAGCATCGCCGGACTAAAAGAGCTTGAAGCAAGCCTCGCAAAAGAGGGTATCCGCTCGCTATTTCGCTACTCGGGCACCGAAAACCTCATCAGGCTTTTGATTGAAGGCAAGTGCGCCGACGCGCTAAAAACCCGCATGGACGAGGTCGAGAAATTTTTCGTAAAAGCGCTAAATGGCTAA
- a CDS encoding signal peptidase II: MAKILGVFFAAFFVVFALDQAVKQIFLGGFSWQGEYFSLALAYNRGVAFSMFAFLGQWLKFIQLALIAGVCGYLLWRLKRKFDAQIVAKTEPNLSVNGEKKEILEEHALGAGIILGAGSSNLLDRFVHGGVVDYVYWHKWFEFAIFNLADVMIDVGVVLILWQSFAAGRKGAKNGR, from the coding sequence ATGGCTAAAATTTTAGGCGTTTTTTTTGCGGCGTTTTTCGTCGTTTTCGCGCTCGATCAGGCGGTCAAGCAGATATTTTTGGGCGGATTTTCGTGGCAGGGCGAGTATTTTTCGCTAGCGCTTGCATACAACCGCGGCGTGGCGTTTTCGATGTTTGCGTTTCTTGGGCAGTGGCTCAAATTTATCCAGCTAGCGCTGATTGCTGGCGTTTGCGGCTATCTACTTTGGCGGTTAAAGCGTAAATTTGACGCGCAGATCGTGGCTAAAACGGAGCCAAATTTGAGCGTAAACGGCGAAAAAAAGGAAATTTTAGAGGAGCACGCACTAGGAGCGGGTATAATCCTAGGCGCGGGCAGCTCAAATTTGCTCGATCGCTTCGTTCACGGCGGCGTCGTGGACTACGTCTACTGGCACAAGTGGTTTGAGTTTGCGATCTTTAACCTCGCAGACGTTATGATCGACGTCGGAGTCGTACTCATACTCTGGCAGAGCTTTGCCGCGGGGCGAAAAGGGGCTAAAAATGGGCGATAA
- a CDS encoding NINE protein has product MGDNVYIAYALWLLTGWFGGHRFYLGKFVSGFAMMALFFIGYSLAWALVGYVFWALWGAWWLFDLRLTGAAVEKNQKKEALKDKLRAQDLEERLRRLYELYESGAISKEEFEARKEILLG; this is encoded by the coding sequence ATGGGCGATAACGTTTATATAGCCTACGCGCTTTGGCTGCTTACGGGCTGGTTTGGCGGGCACAGATTTTATTTGGGTAAATTCGTGAGCGGTTTTGCGATGATGGCGCTGTTTTTCATCGGATATAGCCTGGCGTGGGCGCTTGTCGGCTACGTATTTTGGGCGCTTTGGGGCGCGTGGTGGCTCTTTGATCTGCGCTTAACCGGCGCGGCCGTCGAGAAAAATCAGAAAAAAGAAGCGCTAAAAGACAAACTGCGCGCACAAGACCTCGAGGAGCGGCTTAGACGCCTCTACGAGCTTTATGAGAGCGGCGCGATAAGCAAAGAGGAATTTGAAGCTAGAAAAGAAATTTTGCTAGGGTGA
- the hemJ gene encoding protoporphyrinogen oxidase HemJ gives MSEYYNLIKYFHYLCFISWMAFLFYQPRLYVYHAENMDKPDFVRVVEVQEYKMYHYIGWVALIGTFLTGILIIVAMPELLRSGYVHVKLTVVVILAVFHLDLGRYMVQLREKRCKKSGMFFRAYNEVPTIAMVIIIWMMVYKPF, from the coding sequence ATGTCAGAGTATTACAACCTCATCAAGTACTTCCACTACTTGTGTTTCATCTCGTGGATGGCGTTTTTGTTCTATCAGCCGCGCCTCTACGTCTATCACGCGGAGAATATGGACAAGCCTGATTTCGTACGCGTCGTCGAGGTGCAGGAGTACAAGATGTACCACTACATCGGCTGGGTCGCGCTGATCGGCACGTTTTTGACGGGTATTTTGATCATCGTCGCGATGCCTGAGCTTTTGCGTAGCGGCTACGTGCACGTCAAGCTCACCGTCGTCGTTATCCTCGCGGTATTTCACCTAGATCTTGGCCGCTATATGGTGCAGCTGCGCGAGAAACGCTGTAAGAAAAGCGGCATGTTCTTTCGCGCTTACAACGAAGTGCCGACCATCGCGATGGTTATCATCATCTGGATGATGGTGTATAAGCCGTTTTAA
- the proC gene encoding pyrroline-5-carboxylate reductase has translation MKNPKIGFIGGGNMGGAMIANLAQRLGGESVFVYARSKTADLREKCGVSVCESEAAVASAADITVLATKPAAYVDILNLIKDSARGKVVVTLAPSFSLEQSAQILGAQAKIARAMPNTPAAIAEGVSALCFNENLSADERAAVREIFENFGAVYELEEAKFAAFTGIAGSLPAYVFMFIEAAADAGVLEGLPRALAYEAVAASVAGSARLMLKSGKHPAALKDEICSPGGTTIEAVKALENGGFRAAVMDAVGACVKKARG, from the coding sequence ATGAAAAATCCTAAAATCGGCTTTATCGGCGGCGGAAATATGGGTGGCGCGATGATCGCAAATTTGGCGCAAAGGCTGGGCGGCGAGAGTGTGTTCGTCTATGCGAGGAGCAAAACGGCGGATCTGCGCGAAAAGTGCGGCGTAAGTGTCTGTGAGAGCGAGGCTGCGGTCGCGTCGGCGGCCGATATCACGGTGCTAGCGACCAAGCCCGCGGCGTATGTGGATATATTAAATTTGATAAAAGACTCAGCGCGAGGCAAGGTTGTAGTCACGCTCGCGCCGAGTTTTAGCCTAGAGCAAAGCGCACAAATTTTGGGTGCGCAGGCCAAGATCGCGCGCGCGATGCCAAATACTCCGGCCGCTATCGCAGAGGGCGTAAGCGCGCTGTGCTTTAACGAAAATTTAAGCGCGGACGAGCGGGCGGCGGTACGAGAGATTTTTGAAAATTTCGGCGCCGTTTATGAGCTCGAGGAGGCTAAATTTGCCGCATTTACGGGTATCGCGGGTAGCTTACCGGCCTATGTTTTTATGTTTATCGAAGCAGCGGCCGATGCCGGAGTGCTCGAGGGGCTGCCTAGAGCATTGGCGTACGAAGCGGTCGCGGCTAGCGTCGCAGGCTCTGCGCGGCTCATGCTAAAAAGCGGCAAACATCCAGCAGCCTTAAAAGACGAAATTTGCTCACCCGGCGGCACGACGATAGAGGCCGTAAAGGCGCTGGAAAACGGCGGGTTTCGTGCGGCGGTGATGGATGCAGTGGGTGCGTGCGTGAAAAAGGCGCGCGGGTAG
- a CDS encoding glutamate-5-semialdehyde dehydrogenase, which translates to MNEILDICKRAKAACSELLRLDSKAKFEILNAVADELLAQKDAIKAANAKDIANGERSGLSAALLDRLRLTDARIEAMAQGVREVAGFAEVVGENLGGWSHPNGMQISRVRVPLGVLGIIYESRPNVSIDAAALALKSGNAAILRGSASALNSNIFLVNLFNEAGAKFGLPKGAVQLIESPEREVVAQMAKMSEYIDVLIPRGGKSLKDFIAQNATVPIIMTGAGVCHIFVDESANLKQAARIVKNAKTQRPSVCNAVECVLLHERTAGEILPELVREMLGVEFRVSEQLLDACESELCGLVNVKAADESDFGAEFLDLVLAVRAVRDVSEAISFINAHSSGHSDAILSADYANVERFLNEVGSAVVYANASTRFSDGSEFGFGGEIGISTQKLHARGPMGVRELTTYKYIVRGGGQIR; encoded by the coding sequence ATGAATGAAATTTTAGATATCTGTAAGCGCGCGAAGGCCGCTTGCAGCGAGCTTTTGAGACTTGATAGCAAGGCTAAATTTGAAATTTTAAACGCCGTGGCAGACGAGCTGCTCGCGCAAAAGGACGCGATAAAAGCGGCAAACGCCAAAGACATTGCAAACGGTGAGAGATCGGGGCTTAGTGCGGCGCTGCTGGACCGCCTAAGGCTAACCGACGCCCGTATCGAGGCTATGGCGCAGGGCGTGCGCGAGGTGGCGGGCTTCGCCGAAGTCGTGGGCGAAAATCTAGGCGGCTGGAGCCATCCAAACGGTATGCAAATCAGCCGTGTGCGCGTGCCGCTGGGGGTGCTCGGTATCATCTACGAGAGTCGCCCAAACGTCAGCATCGACGCGGCGGCTCTGGCGCTAAAAAGCGGCAACGCGGCGATCCTGCGAGGCAGTGCTAGCGCGCTAAATTCGAACATCTTTTTAGTAAATTTATTTAACGAAGCGGGGGCAAAATTTGGCCTTCCAAAAGGCGCGGTGCAGCTTATAGAAAGCCCTGAACGCGAAGTAGTGGCGCAAATGGCGAAAATGAGCGAGTATATCGACGTTTTGATACCGCGAGGCGGCAAGAGCTTAAAAGATTTTATCGCGCAAAACGCGACCGTGCCGATCATCATGACGGGCGCGGGGGTGTGTCATATCTTCGTCGATGAGAGCGCGAATTTAAAGCAGGCCGCGAGGATAGTCAAAAATGCCAAAACCCAGCGCCCAAGCGTTTGTAATGCCGTAGAGTGCGTGCTTTTGCACGAGCGCACAGCGGGCGAAATTTTACCTGAGCTTGTGCGCGAGATGCTGGGGGTCGAGTTTCGCGTGAGCGAGCAACTGCTAGATGCGTGCGAGTCGGAGTTGTGCGGTTTGGTAAACGTCAAGGCTGCCGACGAGAGCGACTTTGGCGCGGAGTTTTTGGATCTCGTTTTGGCTGTACGCGCCGTGCGGGACGTAAGCGAGGCGATCAGCTTTATAAATGCGCATTCTAGCGGGCATTCGGACGCGATTTTAAGCGCCGATTACGCAAACGTCGAGCGATTTTTGAACGAAGTCGGTAGCGCGGTCGTCTACGCCAACGCCTCGACTCGTTTTAGCGACGGTAGCGAGTTTGGATTCGGCGGTGAGATCGGCATCAGCACGCAAAAGCTGCACGCCAGAGGGCCGATGGGGGTGAGGGAGCTCACGACTTACAAATATATCGTCCGCGGAGGCGGGCAAATTCGTTAG
- a CDS encoding CAAX protease — protein MYLESVICKKLCENLDCDATKMPGFGKLKNSIALLHNKYLLGACKEAAVIIKKYAKNNVDIFDLVISIYNKRIKSHHEMFLIIHIFETALRSKVALVLSEIYSSNSNADDWFLYGKNAKLIKQAAHIAQTKKVNLTEQMNSFDVLDLFTLGDLQNIIDSNWSDFRDIFASVCEYKGQKLPEYGTKNSLLNVFSMIRKSRNDIFHNNPPKTKAKSITVNIEILLLRLGFNLNDAFKNISNLNHMVNLKYKYD, from the coding sequence ATGTATCTTGAAAGTGTAATCTGTAAAAAACTATGTGAAAACTTAGACTGTGATGCAACGAAAATGCCGGGCTTCGGTAAACTTAAAAATTCTATTGCACTGCTTCACAATAAATATTTGTTGGGTGCTTGCAAAGAAGCTGCCGTCATTATTAAAAAATATGCCAAAAATAATGTTGACATCTTTGATTTAGTCATTTCAATCTATAATAAACGCATAAAATCGCACCACGAAATGTTTTTAATCATCCATATTTTTGAAACGGCATTGCGTTCTAAAGTTGCACTAGTACTATCTGAAATTTATAGTTCAAATTCTAACGCCGACGACTGGTTTTTATACGGAAAAAATGCGAAGCTAATAAAACAAGCTGCCCATATAGCGCAGACCAAAAAGGTTAATCTAACAGAGCAAATGAATAGCTTTGATGTGCTTGATTTATTTACGCTAGGTGATTTGCAAAACATCATAGACTCGAATTGGAGCGATTTCAGAGATATTTTTGCAAGCGTGTGCGAATACAAGGGGCAAAAGTTGCCAGAATACGGCACAAAAAATAGTCTTTTAAATGTATTTTCTATGATTCGTAAGTCACGCAATGATATCTTTCACAATAATCCGCCAAAAACCAAAGCAAAATCAATAACTGTAAATATTGAAATTTTGCTATTACGACTGGGGTTTAACCTAAATGATGCATTTAAAAATATATCAAATTTAAACCATATGGTAAACTTAAAATATAAATATGATTAA
- the proB gene encoding glutamate 5-kinase, protein MGRKELLGGAKRIVVKIGTSTLTNADGSLNERLIKSLVAQICKLKDAGFCVALVSSGAVGAGMGLLGIAQRPKILSRKQALAAVGQVALMHLYERLFWAHDRIIAQLLLSRGDFSDRVRYLSVRNVCAELLSRGIVPIINENDPVVADELKVGDNDTLSALVAGLIDADLLVILSDIDGLYDKNPSEHADAKLLSFIEKIDEHVVKMAGGEGSKFGTGGMATKIAAAQMANQIGTSLIIANGRTDGILLKIAAGEEVGTLFSAGAARLSSRKYWLAYGAISKGAVIIDTGAAEAIKSGKSLLAVGIAEVRGEFERGEIVNVCATDGKLLAHGISNYSSCELARIAGVKSDDIEQALGYKSDDDAVHADNIALQ, encoded by the coding sequence ATGGGTAGAAAAGAGCTTCTGGGCGGCGCAAAACGTATCGTCGTAAAAATCGGTACCTCAACGCTTACCAATGCGGACGGTTCGCTAAATGAGCGGCTCATCAAAAGTCTAGTCGCGCAAATTTGCAAGCTAAAAGATGCGGGCTTTTGCGTGGCTTTGGTAAGCTCGGGCGCCGTGGGCGCGGGCATGGGGCTGCTCGGTATCGCGCAAAGACCTAAAATTTTAAGCCGCAAGCAGGCTCTAGCGGCGGTCGGACAGGTCGCACTGATGCATCTTTACGAGCGGCTATTTTGGGCGCATGACCGCATTATCGCGCAGCTGCTGTTAAGCCGAGGCGATTTTAGCGACAGGGTGCGCTATCTTAGCGTGCGAAACGTCTGCGCGGAGCTACTCTCGCGCGGCATCGTGCCGATCATAAACGAAAATGATCCCGTCGTAGCAGATGAACTGAAAGTGGGCGACAACGACACGCTAAGTGCGCTAGTAGCGGGGCTAATCGATGCTGATCTGCTCGTGATTTTAAGCGATATCGACGGGCTGTACGACAAAAATCCGAGTGAGCACGCGGACGCAAAACTTTTAAGCTTTATCGAAAAAATCGACGAGCACGTCGTCAAAATGGCAGGCGGCGAGGGCAGTAAATTCGGCACGGGCGGCATGGCGACCAAGATCGCGGCGGCGCAGATGGCAAATCAGATCGGCACTAGCCTGATCATCGCAAACGGGCGTACGGACGGAATTTTGCTTAAAATAGCGGCGGGCGAGGAGGTAGGCACCCTCTTTAGCGCGGGCGCGGCGCGGCTTAGCTCGCGTAAATACTGGCTCGCATACGGCGCGATTAGCAAAGGCGCGGTGATTATCGACACGGGTGCGGCAGAGGCGATAAAATCGGGCAAAAGCCTGCTTGCGGTCGGGATTGCCGAGGTGCGCGGCGAGTTTGAGCGCGGCGAGATCGTAAACGTCTGCGCGACTGACGGCAAGCTGCTGGCGCACGGCATTAGCAACTATTCAAGCTGCGAGCTTGCGCGCATAGCGGGGGTAAAAAGCGATGATATAGAGCAAGCTTTGGGCTACAAAAGCGACGATGACGCGGTCCACGCGGATAATATCGCGCTGCAATGA
- a CDS encoding ABC transporter substrate-binding protein, with protein MKFLLGFLLALGLAFGSEFSVKDMRGAEVKIASPLERVATIDDGFVESVMTHLGVIAKVKLIGSWSMKRDYKYDFTTKAGEAYTLRGWNVMKYLHPWLNDLPCVNSPQGNVVNFEALANENPQLVILRIGDCTLRGSNKDAVEKTIATIEALGIPLAVIYAPRGAEIATMQEEMRVLGEIFGQKDKALKLFEYLDKTQKLVQERTANLKEDQKVSMLYMGLNPNIRKNGGVASAYGVNTPESFIIENIAGAKNAFRGDGSNVILSTEQLYAIDPDVIVLPTSNGYHPASELLNSADFEKLEELKAIKNKRVYAMPWSPMNCARRVEYPIDILIIAKAAYPQLFSDIKVHKFVLDFYKDVYGVSEEQAKALRSEQILDWTVENDF; from the coding sequence ATGAAATTTCTACTCGGCTTTTTGCTTGCGCTTGGCTTGGCGTTTGGCAGCGAGTTTAGCGTCAAAGATATGCGCGGCGCGGAGGTCAAGATCGCTTCTCCGCTTGAGAGGGTCGCTACGATCGACGACGGGTTTGTAGAGAGCGTCATGACGCATCTTGGCGTGATCGCCAAGGTCAAGCTCATCGGCTCGTGGTCTATGAAGAGAGACTACAAATACGACTTCACCACCAAAGCGGGCGAAGCTTACACTCTTCGCGGATGGAACGTAATGAAGTATCTACATCCGTGGCTAAATGACCTGCCTTGCGTAAATTCTCCGCAAGGAAACGTCGTAAATTTCGAGGCTTTAGCAAACGAAAACCCGCAGCTAGTGATCCTTCGTATCGGAGACTGCACGCTGCGCGGCTCAAATAAAGACGCCGTAGAAAAAACGATCGCCACTATCGAAGCTCTAGGCATCCCGCTTGCCGTGATCTATGCTCCAAGAGGCGCTGAAATCGCAACGATGCAAGAGGAGATGCGGGTGCTGGGAGAGATATTCGGGCAAAAGGACAAGGCGTTAAAGCTCTTTGAATACCTCGACAAAACCCAAAAACTCGTTCAGGAGCGCACGGCAAATTTAAAAGAGGATCAAAAGGTCAGCATGCTTTACATGGGGCTTAATCCAAACATCCGCAAAAACGGCGGCGTGGCGAGTGCTTACGGCGTAAATACCCCCGAATCCTTCATTATCGAAAATATCGCAGGCGCTAAAAACGCCTTTAGAGGCGACGGCTCAAACGTGATCTTAAGTACCGAGCAGCTTTACGCGATAGATCCCGACGTCATCGTGCTACCGACCTCAAACGGCTACCATCCTGCAAGCGAGCTTTTAAATTCAGCAGATTTTGAAAAGCTAGAGGAGCTAAAAGCAATCAAAAACAAGCGCGTTTACGCCATGCCGTGGTCGCCGATGAACTGCGCGCGCCGCGTGGAGTATCCGATAGATATCCTAATAATCGCAAAAGCGGCCTATCCGCAGCTCTTTTCTGACATCAAGGTTCATAAATTCGTCCTTGATTTTTACAAAGACGTTTACGGCGTGAGCGAGGAGCAGGCAAAGGCGCTTAGAAGCGAGCAAATTTTAGACTGGACGGTAGAGAATGACTTTTAA